From Bradyrhizobium sp. NDS-1, the proteins below share one genomic window:
- a CDS encoding LysR family transcriptional regulator: protein MLNQIDLSRIDLNLLVLFRVVLEERHVGRAAARLSLTPSAVSHALGRLRLLLNDPLFLRTPKGVVPTARALELGEPVAEIVARIERLIGSAAPFDPKTSSRRFIIGAPDAVLVSAVGPLLRSIATAAPHIDIGLVHLMPAPRAGAIGEPWQENLDMLERRELDIAMLPLLAVSPRFEARRLYEEDFVLAMRKGHSLARAVSHAAFAQSQHLLVSLSGEPRGFVDEMLAKRGLERRIALTVPNFMMALAQLSESDLIAALPRRLMEQYAGRFGLVFVELPFARKADTIRAVATKAAMRDAGIAWLMQVVVGSIGTSRR from the coding sequence ATGCTGAACCAAATTGATCTATCCAGGATTGATCTGAATCTCCTCGTGCTCTTCCGCGTGGTCCTGGAAGAACGTCATGTCGGTCGGGCAGCCGCCCGGCTGAGCCTGACGCCGTCGGCTGTAAGCCATGCGCTTGGCCGGCTCCGGCTTCTGCTGAATGACCCGCTGTTTCTGCGCACACCGAAGGGTGTGGTTCCGACGGCGCGGGCGCTGGAGCTTGGGGAGCCCGTGGCCGAGATCGTCGCACGCATCGAACGATTGATCGGCTCGGCCGCACCGTTCGACCCGAAGACAAGCAGTCGCCGGTTCATCATTGGCGCTCCCGATGCCGTACTGGTCTCGGCAGTCGGTCCGCTCCTGCGATCGATTGCGACTGCGGCGCCTCACATTGACATCGGGCTGGTCCACCTGATGCCGGCGCCGCGCGCCGGCGCGATCGGAGAGCCTTGGCAGGAGAATCTCGACATGCTCGAAAGACGCGAGCTCGACATCGCGATGCTGCCGCTGCTGGCGGTATCACCTCGTTTCGAGGCGCGCAGGCTTTACGAGGAGGATTTCGTGCTGGCCATGCGCAAGGGACATTCCTTGGCAAGAGCGGTCAGCCATGCTGCATTCGCGCAATCGCAGCACCTGCTGGTCTCTCTCAGTGGTGAGCCGCGCGGCTTCGTCGATGAGATGTTGGCCAAGCGCGGCCTCGAACGCCGCATCGCCCTGACCGTTCCGAACTTCATGATGGCGCTGGCCCAGCTTTCGGAATCCGATCTGATCGCGGCATTGCCACGCCGACTGATGGAGCAGTATGCCGGCCGCTTCGGCCTGGTATTCGTCGAGCTGCCTTTCGCCCGCAAGGCGGATACGATCCGGGCCGTCGCCACCAAGGCCGCGATGAGAGACGCCGGCATCGCGTGGCTGATGCAGGTTGTGGTCGGTTCAATCGGAACAAGCCGACGCTAG
- a CDS encoding GH1 family beta-glucosidase — MTDTVSRRQFAKLAGLSAAGIANPLEAVEARPAPPPRGGSGFPAGFLWGTATSSYQVEGAVDEDGRGASIWDKFVRIPGKIEDGTTGDRANEHYHRYKEDIALIKALGCKAYRFSVAWPRLFPDGDGRPNPKGLDFYNRLIDELLKNGIEPWLTLYHWDLPQSLQDRFGGWRSTETCKIFGDYAAHVAKHLTDRVKNVFTLNESGRFVYFGYGTGIDAPGLTLPQAEVNQIRHNSALAHGLAVQAVRAHGRRGTRVGPAENIDACAPAIDTPENVRAAEIALREMNAGYLNVIMTGRYTDAFLKYAGANAPKYTDAELKIISSPVDFLGLNIYAPQNYVVASDQGAGFMPLPIPKSFPHMNSDWLRVGPETLYWVPKLAAKIWKTDAIYISENGTSGDDVVTPDGKIYDTDRIMYLRNYLAQLQRATAEGVPVRGYFLWSLMDNFEWVYGLNKRFGLYHVNFDTQVRTPKLSASFYRNVIVKNAAGV, encoded by the coding sequence ATGACGGATACGGTCTCGCGCCGCCAGTTTGCCAAGCTGGCGGGGTTGTCCGCAGCCGGGATTGCAAATCCTCTCGAGGCCGTCGAGGCCAGGCCGGCACCGCCGCCGCGCGGCGGAAGCGGCTTTCCCGCGGGCTTCCTCTGGGGCACGGCGACCTCGTCCTACCAGGTCGAGGGTGCGGTTGACGAGGACGGCCGGGGGGCCTCGATCTGGGACAAGTTCGTGCGCATCCCCGGCAAGATCGAGGACGGCACCACGGGCGACCGCGCCAATGAGCATTATCACCGCTACAAGGAGGACATCGCGCTGATCAAGGCGCTCGGCTGCAAGGCCTACCGGTTCTCGGTGGCCTGGCCGCGGCTGTTTCCGGACGGCGACGGCAGGCCGAATCCGAAGGGGCTCGATTTCTACAACCGGCTCATTGACGAGCTCCTGAAGAACGGCATCGAGCCGTGGCTGACGCTCTATCATTGGGACCTGCCGCAATCGCTTCAGGATCGCTTCGGCGGCTGGCGCTCGACGGAGACCTGCAAGATCTTCGGCGACTATGCGGCTCATGTCGCGAAGCATCTGACCGACCGCGTCAAGAACGTGTTCACTCTGAATGAGAGCGGCCGCTTCGTCTATTTCGGTTACGGCACCGGCATCGATGCGCCGGGCCTGACGCTGCCGCAAGCCGAGGTCAACCAGATCAGGCACAACAGTGCGCTGGCGCACGGGCTCGCGGTCCAGGCGGTGCGCGCCCATGGCCGGCGCGGCACGAGAGTGGGGCCGGCAGAGAATATCGACGCCTGTGCCCCCGCGATCGACACGCCTGAGAACGTCCGTGCTGCCGAGATCGCGCTGCGCGAGATGAATGCGGGCTATCTCAACGTCATCATGACGGGGCGCTACACCGACGCCTTCCTGAAATACGCCGGCGCCAACGCGCCGAAATACACCGATGCGGAGCTGAAGATCATCTCCTCGCCGGTCGATTTCCTCGGCCTTAACATCTACGCGCCGCAGAACTACGTGGTGGCGTCCGACCAGGGCGCGGGGTTCATGCCGCTGCCGATCCCGAAATCGTTCCCGCACATGAATTCGGACTGGCTCCGCGTCGGTCCCGAGACGCTCTATTGGGTGCCGAAGCTGGCGGCGAAGATCTGGAAGACCGATGCGATCTATATCAGCGAGAACGGCACCTCCGGCGACGACGTCGTGACGCCGGACGGCAAGATCTACGACACCGACCGCATCATGTACCTGCGCAACTATCTCGCCCAGCTCCAGCGCGCCACCGCCGAAGGCGTGCCGGTGCGCGGCTATTTCCTCTGGAGCCTGATGGACAATTTCGAGTGGGTGTACGGGCTGAACAAGCGCTTCGGACTCTACCACGTCAATTTCGACACCCAGGTCCGCACGCCGAAACTCAGCGCCAGCTTCTATCGCAACGTGATCGTGAAGAACGCGGCGGGGGTGTGA